GATGTTACACTTCCAGCTGCATAGGTGGGAGTTTTTGAAGAATCTATTTTTAACCCTTCATCAGACCTGAAGGTGCTGTCAACAGAAAATGAATGCTGTTCTGCTGTATTACAAGGGGAAGCTGCAATCTGACTCTCTGAAACCTGACTAACTCCTGAGTCACAGGAAGCTTCAGCCCTGTGTTCCTCAGGTATGCAAATCTCTGTCTGTTCTCCTCCTGGTTTACATGGTTCACAGCTGGGCACTTCTAGATAAAAATCTCCTAAAAATGTCTCCCCAAAAGGGGGAGAGACTGCCCCTTCTTGTTTTGCTATTTCTGGCAGTTGGTCTGTATTTTGGGGTAGATTCTTATGTGCTATGGTTTCGTGAATCTGAATTAAACTAGGCGATTGCATTACATTACTGTATTTCTGTGCATTAGAAACAATTTGAAAATCCTGACAGCCATTATTTTTTGAAAGATGGTAGCCATCAGAATTAGTGAAATTTGGTGCACTCAAGCCtgaatgattttctttttcttgtaaatTCACTACACCACTTTTATGTACGGACTTAACAGAAGAGTGTTCTGCATGTGTAAACTGGCTGGTATTTTCACTGGGGAAAATGTCTTCCTCTTCAGGGAAATAAGCCAGTTCTCCCCTCACTGGATAGCAGTCTGTAAAATGACAGCCTTCTCCAGGTATAGACTCATTTGTCATGGTTGTGTTGTATTCAGTGTGAAGTAACTGTCCAACTGTCCCATGTGACATATCTGATAAGTCAGCTTTGGGACATGCTAAATTACCACTCTGAGTACTTTGTAACCCTTGAGGAGAATCTGCTTCGCTTGTTTGGGCAGCACTATTAACAGCAGGCTTCCCTTCCCAAGCCACAGTGGATCCATTCCTGCCCGTGGCCGTTGGCTTCGGCTCCAAGCACTCCTGGGTGCTTAGGAGGACACTGCTTGCTGAAACACAAATGGATGGTGTTTCCCTgtcattcccagtgccagaaTTTAGACAGACACCATCTGTTCCTACCACTTGTGCAAGACAAATGTTTCCTATGGATGCACTCTCAcatgctgcagctctctgcaggagGATATCAGAAACACTGCAGTCGGCCTTCTCAGCTCTGGGGTTATGAGCTGGTTCTGTGATGGGCCCCTGCTCTTCTATCAAATCCACTGGCAAAGGATGATTGGAACAGGTCTCCTGCACAAAGTTCAGTTCTGTGACTTTGATATCTGACAGCCTCGTACCTAAACTTGGGATGCCTCTGTTTTCAAATGGGATTTGATAGTCTGAGTCATCTTCATGAAGAAGTTTCCACAGCTTGTCATGCACTGCAGATATATCAGCATCTCCTTTGCACTCAGGTTCTCCAGATTCCAGGACTGACTTGGGATTAGCTTCAGACACAGCCTCATCGGCTGATTGGCTGCAGAGAATATCTGGGTTACTGCTCTCATGTATGTCAAGCCCaggcctctgctctccctcccctggCTCATCACACAGCTTTGCAGAAGAGAGAACAGCACACAAGCGCTCCTGTTTATCAGGAAGAGAGTCCATATCCCatagaggagaaggagaaatgttATTCTTTGACATTTTGCCATTCCTAATAATTTCTTGTCTGGGGAAGACCTGTTGGTGACAACCTTCTCCCTTTTCACAAGGAGCACAGTGAAGAGAAGAGGTCTGTAAATCTGCATTCTTCACTTGCAGTGTGTTTTCAGTAGAGAGCTGGCTGGTTCCTGCACTCTCACAAGTGCTGAGGATGCCTTCCCTTTCTGCGCTGGGCTCCATACAGAGGTTCTCACAATTCTGGGTAACACTTTTAAGATTAGCACCTTGACTCTTCAAAGAAGGAGAATAGAgcaatataattaaaaattagaacTACAGCTTGACACAGGCCTAAAgacttgcatttttttaaacttttattttttaatatttgtcaATAATCACATTACTGACTTGTAATTATCAACATAATGGATTGAAATCAACCTCCTGGGTCTGAGTCTGAAAGTGTTGCTCCTTAGAGAAGGATTTGTAATGAATCTAATCAATTTTACCTCACAGTTTCTCACTGTTTTTTAAGCAGAAATGGTTTTGCAAGGTAATTTTCCTTTGCAAGCAAAGCCCCCATGTTATATTTATATCCCTCTGTTTGTACAAATGGAGTGTAACAAGCAATCCCTAGAATACAGACTAGAATACAGACTCACTGTCTCTGGGTCTCAGCTCCCTCAAATCCACTACATTTGGGACTGCTTTTACTGTTTATTGTTCTCCAGCAATCCGCCTTAGTGGATTGCCACTTCCCTGTTTCATGCAATGCTACTCAAATTCCCCTTTCCTAAAATGACACTCCCTTTTAaatggcacagctgccctggagTGGCTGAAATACCTCAATATCTGTAGTTATTTCAACTGCTTTAGACAGGTGAAACAAAAGACCTGAGCTGTGCTTTATCCTACAGAGTGACAGGCACATCCTGCCAgcctcctgctgttcctgctcaaaaggcagaaaaagaggaagaactataatattttaaaggcCAGAAAGTGAGTCATCTGCCAACAACACAGAGCAACAGGCTGACCATGCACAGCTGTCAGGAGCCCATGCTCCAAAGCGGTACAGATTTTCTAAGGGATTTTTTCTTGATGTGTCTCCCAGGAAAGACTGGAGCCAACATAAGGCATGGGCAAGAAAATGGGATGTTAACTGTCATGCCCACTGAATGAGCAGGGTGGTGTCATGAGCTGCAGTGACTCCACTCAGGACTGCCCTGCTTGCTCTGACACAGAGCTAGAGCCGCTCTGGCACGGCTCAGGCCCGGACCGTTCCCTCGCAGCACCGAGCTCTCAGCTCAGCCAGACGCCCAATTACCTGTGTCAGTTCTGCTTCTCTCCTCTTTGGATaacaaaattcaaaattgtCTAAAAGTGACAGAAATCTGTCTTGGCAAGGTCAAACCAAGGACCTCTCAGATTTTATGTCAATAGGCTGTTCTGatatggaaaaaaacagaataatgGCTCTGTAACCCAGGAGTGACAGCAGCACCTTGTGCCAAGAGTGCTGAACATTGACCACTGACAGGGACCCAAGCGTGCTGACCACTGGACTCTGACAGGAACAGGGTGCTGGCTGACTGCTAACAGAACCAGATTCTCAATGACACCCAGAAAAGCCTCCTGGCTCTCTGTACACTATGTAACATCACACAGCTGGCACCTTTGGTGTCTTGGACCTATTATTGAGGAAGCTGCTCTGAAGCAGCAGGTAAATAAAGAATTTCACCTGAGGCTAAGCCATGAGGTCGTGAAAGGAGTGAGGAGCCTCGCACTTTAATGGCAGGAGAGTCACTCAGCACAGCAGGTGCTGCACAAGACACACTGCAAAGGTTGTTCCAGTTTGAACTCTCGGTGCCACGGGGAAGTGTAAATCCTTGGGTCATTAGTGCTGTGATCCCGTGGCTGCTCTGTACCCCTCAGCAGACCAGATTCCCACACGGACAGGGAAGATATTCCACCCTTCCAAAGCGGTCAGCTGCGGGGCTTGCTGCGAGCGCCTCCCCGTGCTCCCGCGGAGCAGTCTCACCCGGGGCTCCAGCAAACGCCCCAGGGTACTTCTACAGAAACCCGTGTGCAGCAATAGATTCGCTCTAACCTCTCTTAGATTACACAGGCAGATTTCTGAGGAGTTTCTGGCTTACTATATGGGTGCTGTGAGAAGCTGTCCACGTTTTTCTAGTGCTCCAAAAAAGGGACGAGTATTCAGGCGGGATGCTTTTGCTTGGCTCATTTTCAAGACCACATAATTTTGAAGCTACACCTGAATTTCACTGTCATACACACATGTTTAAAAATAGGGTTTGGTGTGTGCCCAGCTCTCATGCTTTTGTGTACACCAATAGTAATTTTTTATCCAGTGAGGAGTTTTGGCCATGGAAATGCAGACTTACTGACTAGGTACAACAAGACTTTAAGGGGCTGCTCTGAAATTTGTGCCAGGCACCTGACAGCTGCTCTTGGCTAAGAGGCTTCTGGGATTTCAGTTATTGCACTGGActtggggaaaagaaagcaaacacagcCTCTGGCAAACCACGGCCATACACCCTGTCAGGAAGCTCTGAGAAGGTTAATTCCAGTGAGGGGTATTCCCCATCATAAGGACATCATGTGCTCCTCAGATGGGGTTGGAATTTTATGTACCATAAAACCAGAGAAACCTATGAGCATTTTTCAGGAAGAAGAATTCAGTGATTTCTGACTGCTGAAGACACCCCAGTGGTGAGATTAAAGTCACTCTACTGTGACACTACAGAACTGGGagatatttttcccaaatgatCAGACAAAGAAAAGCATGTGCAattggaaaaaacattttttgtgacaaaggaatttttttctgtgcaattaGCTACACAGCTTCAAGCTAGAAAAACTGGTGACAATATGATTATTCATGATTTAATAGTGTTTATATATCTTGAGTCCTTACagtgtgaaataaaaatgatgatTCAATTTTCCTACTTAGGAAAACTGGTAGAGCATCATACCAGTCTCTACAACTGTAGTGATTTCTCCAGTTCATTTTCTACCAACAGcataaaatatgcaaatacaTGGACAGTACCACAGGGGTTTGAACTTTTAACTGGTTTATATGTTTCAACTGTAATATCCAACTCTttcattgctttattttaaaaatcacagagcTCCATTCACCTCTGTAACATGAACTCTCTGCATTGAATTCCCTTCGTTGTTACAAAACCAGAGCAAACCCCTGCTGATTTGGTTCGGTTTCCAGCACCATTAGTGGAGGATGGTTTTGTTTCTTGCATATAGAttgaaaagaaagtaaatgaaAGCATTCTCTGCTCAAATACCAACAGGTATTTGAGAAACTTTCTGGGTTGAAAGAAGCATTACTTTGCTAAGACCTGTGCAATACCCTCCGTATCAGATTTCTCTATCCAGCTGTCCAGAGGCCCATTAGTGCCTCTCACCATTATCAGGCTCACTCTATAATTAGAACAGCTTAGGCTTTACTTGGGCCTTTTCTAAACCCAGATTTCCCTCCCAGCCGTAGCTGTCATTCAGAAGTACATGAATAGTAtctttcaaagtaattttgatTTTACAGTATTTTGTGACAAGCAGGAATAAATTGCATTGagttcagcagagcagctctttgtGTTAAATGATAAAGATGTTACTTACCCCAAATGAGATGTTCTCATCTAGCACCTGGTTTTGCTCAGACAGCCCCCGagtccttttcctttcccagggaCTGTCTTTATCTGCCTCTTCTGttggacacagagcagcctgcaTTTGCAGACTCTCTGCTTCCTCGGGAGTCTGTGCTGAACAGACACCTTCCTGACTGGGAGACGGAGCTCTGGATTCCctacctgctgctgcagcctggaaagACTGTCCTATAGTACTTACATATCTGCAAAGTTCTATAGGGTTTAACAGCTTGAAAAGGTTTCTCCTCAGACTTTCTGTTAAGGTACAGACAGCGTGCTGTGCACTTTCCTCTGgcacattcctcctcccctcctccagcagcagtgagctTTCCCCCAGCACGTCCCCATCAGGGCTGGTTTCTGTCCTTGTCCCCGAAGCCTGATCGGGGCAAGCAGcacctgtgccatgggcagaggAATCtacctgggcagggacagtgtcCGTGGGCTTTGGTCCGTCCCTTGAGGAACCTGCAGCCGGATGGTCACTTCCATTAGTCTCTTCTTCACTTCTGGGATGTTCATTTCCAGTGGCTGCAGAAGCAACAGGCACTTGATTCTTCTCTTTGTCTTTCAAAATGGCACTTTTATCTCGGTGCTGTCCAACAGTGAGAGTCAtctctgtctgcagagctgACTGGCTGTACATAGAGGGGTCTCTCCTTACGTTTACTCCTTTGATTTTTGACTGATGCTCACAGAAGCCAATGGGGGTATCCATAGGCGTAGTGTTATCTGACACTTGGAACACACAAGGCATTTCACTGAGGAAGTAAGCACACCCATCACAGTCCTTACCCAGTTTTAGATCATCTTCATCGCTTTCCAGTAAAAATTCTAATTTCTTTCTCCAGATTTCATCTTCATGCACTGTAAGCACATCTGAACATTCAAAGTACTCCAGGTCATCATCAGAAAAGTCATCACTTACGCTTGTTAGTTTCTCTGAATAAATCtccagaacagcagcagaattttCAGAGTCATATTTTCCAAAATCAGTGAGATTACCTAGGGAAGTGTCTGCCTGCTCACccagcagggaattcctgcttaGAGGTCTGCCCAGCCCAGTCCTTTTACATGCCTGGACATCGGCCAGAGACTGAGGAGATCCAGAGTCTTGTGTGTTAAGGCAACAGTTGCCTGTGTGACAAGTGGTTACATCTGTGGGGTGGGAAGgcacctgcctgctgcagtATTCTGCCGCTCTTCCAGCAGTGACATCAACCACACCGTTAAAATGGAGCAGGGCATCACTCTCCTCTGACAAATCCCTCAGGCAGGAAAAAGTTGCCTGGGATTTAACTACTTTCTTAATGTCCATGTTGTCTTCTGTGTTAGGCAAGTGTCTTGAGGGATTTCTCAAGTGGAGACAAAATTCCTGCTTTGCTGAGTTTCTCAAGCAGTAAATGAATGATTTTTGAAGAGTCAGAACCTGATGAGATCAACACAGTCTCACCCTCACAGGGGGAACTCTTGCATTGTTCAAAATGTTTCCTATTTTCCTCATTCTACCCTGAAGACTGTCACGAGTTCATTTAGGACAACAACAAATTCTGCACAAGTTTTGTTCTTTGTATGTGGTTCTGGGTCAAGAAAAGTCATTCTAGCTCTCAATGAAGTGTTTCTTTTACTGTGCACCTGCAAgtaaaagaaacacaaagcttAAAATTACTTCTGCAATGGCTATAGGTATTTTCTAAAAGGTGGTCAGTTAACACATATTTGCAAGCACtttcaaaataagaaatcaTTATTTAAGACCCAAGATCAGACGTTAAGGCAGTAACCCTAACCCGACTGTCTGTGCAATGACACTTACTGGCAGCACATTGCAAGTGTCTGAGTGATCTGTGCTAGGAGAACAAAACCTTGAGCACACCCACACACGCGTGTGGCACCTCGACAGGGGCTCTGGTACACAGCCTTTCACCTTTTCTAAAGGCAAACAGGAACCTGCAGATAATGTACATTTCCACACAGACACCACTGCTACAGCTACCTGCTGCTTTGGTGGTCACATTGGCACAACAGCAGGCTATTCCTTGGATAGGATCATAGGGACATAAATCTCAAACTCTGTTTGTAGAAATACCCAGAACAACCAGCCTGCTTAGACTTTATAGGGCAATTTCTGTTTAAAGCAATTCTCTTGTGCTCCGGCTTGATATTTGTCATTCCTGTGCTAAAGAACATGAAATGAGGCAGGCTTGCTTCAATTTCCTGCTTATATCAAGTTTTCCCCTCAAGCGGGTGTGCAGTAGCACAGTGGCGTGGCAATGCTGAATTCACATAAAATCCAAGTGAGATACACCAAAAGGCTTGAGCAGGTCACGGCAGGAAATATGCCTGCTTTGGCTCTCGGATCTTCTGTAAACAGATTTTCCATTTTGTACTGATCAGAACCATGGGGAATTTTTATGGTAGCCCTTGAGGCAAATGAAAGACAAGTTCATGCTCAGCAGGGTCTTCTCCTGCCCGAGCTCAGTGCCTGGGAACTGAGATTAAGGGAGAacaaagctgggagcagcatgAGAACAGCAGCCTGACAACTGTGCTTGGGTGTGATTGAGGAGAAATACTGAACTGATGCAAACCTGCAACAGTCAGATTAACAAGGCAGCAAGAGACAGATGGAGCTGCTTCACCAGAACCCTTGGATGGCAGGAAGTTATCAGGGTTTGtgaaaaataat
This genomic window from Zonotrichia leucophrys gambelii isolate GWCS_2022_RI chromosome Z, RI_Zleu_2.0, whole genome shotgun sequence contains:
- the ALPK2 gene encoding alpha-protein kinase 2 isoform X2 — translated: MDIKKVVKSQATFSCLRDLSEESDALLHFNGVVDVTAGRAAEYCSRQVPSHPTDVTTCHTGNCCLNTQDSGSPQSLADVQACKRTGLGRPLSRNSLLGEQADTSLGNLTDFGKYDSENSAAVLEIYSEKLTSVSDDFSDDDLEYFECSDVLTVHEDEIWRKKLEFLLESDEDDLKLGKDCDGCAYFLSEMPCVFQVSDNTTPMDTPIGFCEHQSKIKGVNVRRDPSMYSQSALQTEMTLTVGQHRDKSAILKDKEKNQVPVASAATGNEHPRSEEETNGSDHPAAGSSRDGPKPTDTVPAQVDSSAHGTGAACPDQASGTRTETSPDGDVLGESSLLLEEGRRNVPEESAQHAVCTLTESLRRNLFKLLNPIELCRYVSTIGQSFQAAAAGRESRAPSPSQEGVCSAQTPEEAESLQMQAALCPTEEADKDSPWERKRTRGLSEQNQVLDENISFGSQGANLKSVTQNCENLCMEPSAEREGILSTCESAGTSQLSTENTLQVKNADLQTSSLHCAPCEKGEGCHQQVFPRQEIIRNGKMSKNNISPSPLWDMDSLPDKQERLCAVLSSAKLCDEPGEGEQRPGLDIHESSNPDILCSQSADEAVSEANPKSVLESGEPECKGDADISAVHDKLWKLLHEDDSDYQIPFENRGIPSLGTRLSDIKVTELNFVQETCSNHPLPVDLIEEQGPITEPAHNPRAEKADCSVSDILLQRAAACESASIGNICLAQVVGTDGVCLNSGTGNDRETPSICVSASSVLLSTQECLEPKPTATGRNGSTVAWEGKPAVNSAAQTSEADSPQGLQSTQSGNLACPKADLSDMSHGTVGQLLHTEYNTTMTNESIPGEGCHFTDCYPVRGELAYFPEEEDIFPSENTSQFTHAEHSSVKSVHKSGVVNLQEKENHSGLSAPNFTNSDGYHLSKNNGCQDFQIVSNAQKYSNVMQSPSLIQIHETIAHKNLPQNTDQLPEIAKQEGAVSPPFGETFLGDFYLEVPSCEPCKPGGEQTEICIPEEHRAEASCDSGVSQVSESQIAASPCNTAEQHSFSVDSTFRSDEGLKIDSSKTPTYAAGSVTSGNAPLPREAPSEHHSAAGGEDGGAQDWLHSQQLLGNKTLPFPTSVSHSEALPSASATRNEGKTGSIQTGVKINGNLTTMEISCKSLKGLFQRVPGETKGEAALCENDHEIPRAIEYNPDEAEAKAPLHTLTGSQAPKQIMNINTEQPRPDLIPSSKIAEAENSVKSTEYDKMEEVRTEESVVRGLVNLPPVDSGNNQRFQEQPPRRRTPSFSLAWTTLDPFPVITESQRNQEGSKSCQIPVAAAEPEPIKCKEDATKSGHVAAGAKKKLPPATLSKKPRLEERGSVSKDTSCAKKSGKSEGGVIHKEDRKEQRKLILKKDSKAPRLLKKIQAELFPDCSGSIKLCCQFGDIHGDSTITWTKDCQVLARLQRSAQDDSPVSLEIAEASYQDQGMYYCCLNNMYGKVTAEFHLTAAGVEEIEFMQLMFREDPLSSSYFGGTLHGAIMTEGLHFGEGMHRRAFRSRVLQGLAPAFAPGHPCVLKVHSALTYGTKSRDELLQKNYSLALQECYVQNTAREYAKLYAAEAEPLEGFGEVPEIIQIFLIHRPANNIPYATVEEELVGEFVKYSVKDGKEVNFLRRDSEAGQKCCTFQHWVYEKTNGNLLVTDLQGVGMKLTDVGIATLAKGYKGFKGNCSFSFIEQFRALHQCNEYCEMLGLKSLRTTHQKQRKATPTKSKNLPNSSTVKKMVPKKAREPRDFISSEH
- the ALPK2 gene encoding alpha-protein kinase 2 isoform X1, which gives rise to MDIKKVVKSQATFSCLRDLSEESDALLHFNGVVDVTAGRAAEYCSRQVPSHPTDVTTCHTGNCCLNTQDSGSPQSLADVQACKRTGLGRPLSRNSLLGEQADTSLGNLTDFGKYDSENSAAVLEIYSEKLTSVSDDFSDDDLEYFECSDVLTVHEDEIWRKKLEFLLESDEDDLKLGKDCDGCAYFLSEMPCVFQVSDNTTPMDTPIGFCEHQSKIKGVNVRRDPSMYSQSALQTEMTLTVGQHRDKSAILKDKEKNQVPVASAATGNEHPRSEEETNGSDHPAAGSSRDGPKPTDTVPAQVDSSAHGTGAACPDQASGTRTETSPDGDVLGESSLLLEEGRRNVPEESAQHAVCTLTESLRRNLFKLLNPIELCRYVSTIGQSFQAAAAGRESRAPSPSQEGVCSAQTPEEAESLQMQAALCPTEEADKDSPWERKRTRGLSEQNQVLDENISFGSQGANLKSVTQNCENLCMEPSAEREGILSTCESAGTSQLSTENTLQVKNADLQTSSLHCAPCEKGEGCHQQVFPRQEIIRNGKMSKNNISPSPLWDMDSLPDKQERLCAVLSSAKLCDEPGEGEQRPGLDIHESSNPDILCSQSADEAVSEANPKSVLESGEPECKGDADISAVHDKLWKLLHEDDSDYQIPFENRGIPSLGTRLSDIKVTELNFVQETCSNHPLPVDLIEEQGPITEPAHNPRAEKADCSVSDILLQRAAACESASIGNICLAQVVGTDGVCLNSGTGNDRETPSICVSASSVLLSTQECLEPKPTATGRNGSTVAWEGKPAVNSAAQTSEADSPQGLQSTQSGNLACPKADLSDMSHGTVGQLLHTEYNTTMTNESIPGEGCHFTDCYPVRGELAYFPEEEDIFPSENTSQFTHAEHSSVKSVHKSGVVNLQEKENHSGLSAPNFTNSDGYHLSKNNGCQDFQIVSNAQKYSNVMQSPSLIQIHETIAHKNLPQNTDQLPEIAKQEGAVSPPFGETFLGDFYLEVPSCEPCKPGGEQTEICIPEEHRAEASCDSGVSQVSESQIAASPCNTAEQHSFSVDSTFRSDEGLKIDSSKTPTYAAGSVTSGNAPLPREAPSEHHSAAGGEDGGAQDWLHSQQLLGNKTLPFPTSVSHSEALPSASATRNEGKTGSIQTGVKINGNLTTMEISCKSLKGLFQRVPGETKGEAALCENDHEIPRAIEYNPDEAEAKAPLHTLTGSQAPKQIMNINTEQPRPDLIPSSKIAEAENSVKSTEYDKMEEVRTEESVVRGLVNLPPVDSGNNQRFQEQPPRRRTPSFSLAWTTLDPFPVITESQRNQEGSKSCQIPVAAAEPEPIKCKEDATKSGHVAAGAKKKLPPATLSKKPRLEERGSVSKDTSCAKKSGKSEGGVIHKEDRKEQRKLILKKDSKAPRLLKKIQAELFPDCSGSIKLCCQFGDIHGDSTITWTKDCQVLARLQRSAQDDSPVSLEIAEASYQDQGMYYCCLNNMYGKVTAEFHLTAAVLERLSSLQSYEGVEEIEFMQLMFREDPLSSSYFGGTLHGAIMTEGLHFGEGMHRRAFRSRVLQGLAPAFAPGHPCVLKVHSALTYGTKSRDELLQKNYSLALQECYVQNTAREYAKLYAAEAEPLEGFGEVPEIIQIFLIHRPANNIPYATVEEELVGEFVKYSVKDGKEVNFLRRDSEAGQKCCTFQHWVYEKTNGNLLVTDLQGVGMKLTDVGIATLAKGYKGFKGNCSFSFIEQFRALHQCNEYCEMLGLKSLRTTHQKQRKATPTKSKNLPNSSTVKKMVPKKAREPRDFISSEH